The Lepus europaeus isolate LE1 chromosome 1, mLepTim1.pri, whole genome shotgun sequence genome contains the following window.
GCATTTGAGGTGTAGTGAAATCTTTGCCGTTCACCTGATGTAATGTTTTAGTTCCTTACAAACAGGACTGGGGGGGACACACAAAAACTTAACATAGTACCATAGTTTGACTACAGtggctttgtagtaagttttacCATCTGGTAGAGCACTATTCTTCTTTCTAAATTTTCTCAGTAATTTTCATAATGTATTATCCTATGtcaaattttgaattattttgtttagttccaaaaaacaaaaatagttctTTAGGgctataataatattatattaaatgtttttgttAATTTGTAAAAGATTGATATGCTTTCACTGGTAAGTCTTCCTATTCAGGAATatgaattcctttttatttattcagatcTTGTTTTGTGCCCATCAGTAAAAGTTCACTCTTTATGTAAGCATTTTATCTTTCTTATTAAAACATGCTCCtagacattttattattttttaaactgttatGCATAGGGCAGTTTCCATTTGTGTCTTGAACTGGCCATTGGTAATTAAAGTACAGCTTTGATTTGGCACATTTACTTGTGTCTAGCTATATTATTAATTTCTCATGTGATTTTGTGAGAGTTATGAGGTATACAACATTATCTGCAAACAATTCCCTCACCCCAGTATGTATACCACTTATTTTGCTTTACTGGAATACAAACCTCCAAAACATTGTGGAATAATATTGTCGATCTAGACAGTTTAGCTTGGGATCCAATCACTTGCAGTTGCAAAAGCCTTGACAAATCCAAGAATAAGTTTCTTGGCAGCTGCTCAGTTGCTAGACCCAGGTGAAATATCATGTCTTATCTCAGCAGATTATTTTGTCAGGATGGGCGTATTAATTTATTAGTTGTTCTGACCTTGTACAAGTTTAGTAGACTTTGTGACAAAGTCACAAACTCATAGATATTGGCAGATACTTGATGAAAGAGCGTcttgagccaatggatggaaaagtAAAATCATGCGTGCTGTCAAAAGCAGTCAGATTACAGCTTTTAGGCCTGTCAAAAGTAGGCATAGCGAAAATTCTTCCCAGGCTGTAGTGTTGATGTTTTCAAGCTGCGGCTGCTTCTGGGGTAGGAGGGCGAGTCGTCGGCGGAAAGATGGTGTGcgaaaaatgtgaaaagaaactTGGCACGGTTATCACTCCGGATACATGGAAGGATGGTACAAGAAATACCACAGAAAGTGGTGGGAGAAAGCTGAATGAAAATAAAGCTTTGACTTCAAAAAAAGCAAGGTTTGATCCTTATGGAAAGAATAAATTCTCCACTTGCAGAATTTGTAAAAGTTCTGTGCACCAACCAGGTTCTCATTactgccagggctgtgcctaCAAAAAGGGCATCTGTGCCATGTGTggaaaaaaggttttggatacCAAAAACTACAAGCAAACGTCTGTCTAGCTATATTGATGAGGTTTCTggctttctctgtaattttgctttCTCATTTGAATTTTCAAGGGATGACATAGATGTTCAACTTATAAAATAACATGTTTTAAGAGAAGTAATTTACTTTACACTGAGAATGTTGATTGATATTCAGTCCTTAACTCTCAAGAAGTTCTGAACAGCAGCCTGAGTGCTTATTTCCCTCGGGAACATTGTTTTGAACTAGAGTCAGCGGCAAAGTTAATGTTAGCAGACCTCCCGGTTCTGTGTGCTCTGCTTATTTAACATTCTTCATGTAATTCTTATCCCTTCCCTCTATTCATAGATGTTGCAAAACTGGAGCTGGAGCTTAATACTTCACTCTGAACTTGACATCTAGACTTTTAACTCTTTCCTCATTCCCTTATTGTATAGTTCTTGAAGTCAGCAGCCATTTAATTAATTGCAGTTTCATAGAATATTTAAATGCTTGAGGCCATTTATTTCTGAGTGCTTCCTTGGTAATTTAGTTCTGAACCACATCAGACAAGTTGGATGTGGGGCTTTTTCAAAAATTGGTTCTTAAAGCCAGAGTTCCAGCACCTTCTGTACATGAACAAGAAAAGAAGGAACACCCACATGTCCCTCTGAATATGCACATACTAGATTTTGGAAAAACACTGAAGACCTTGAACTCAAGTTTTCATGAGAGCCAGGAGAGCAGTGTTTGTCCATGTTGAGATGTGATGAAAATGAATCCCCACTCCTAGGGAAAGCTCTTTGAAGCAaaaacaaacttcttttttttatatctatatatctcccttccccatcccccaaagaaataaatagaacaaagcaaaaaaaaaaaaaaaaagtaggcataGCTAGGCATGACTGCGCTTTGCAAGATCAGGCACAGTGACTGATGCAAGTTGCAGGACTCCAAGAGGCTGAGCCTACTCAAAGGGCTCTCTCCCTGTTATACGTTATCCtctatcagtgcagctccaagtACCACCCAGACGTTGCCTTCACCCTTGCCCTCTTCCAAGGTGGGGCCCTGCAACTTTCTGAACCATCAGAGTTCAGTGTGGCTTATTGGGCACTTGAGAGGTTTAGAGTACAGACAGGTAGATATGATTTCACATTATAGATCCCATAATAGTGTCTATAAAGTATAAAACATATTGAACTGTACATGGTATTATGTATGTTTGGTTATATAAAAAAGTTTTtcacaatgttcatggaaaatggaattaaaagataatgccggggccggcgctgtggcgcagtgggttaacgtcctggcctgaagtgccagtgtcccatatgggcacaggttcgagacctggctgctccacttctgatgcagctctctgctatggcctgggaaagcagtggaagatggcccaagtccttgggcccctgcacccacgtgggagaccctgaagaagctcctggttcctggctttggattggtgcagctccggccattgcggccaagggggagtgaacctctccctctctatgtctgtctctctgccttttaagtaagatgaaaatacagaaataatttatataaaagagGTCCCTTAGACAAAGAGGCATGGACATAGCTCACTTGCAAGTGTGAATTCTCACTAGAAGACTCAGGCATAGTGTGCATTTCCCCTTCCCTGGCCAGACCTGCAGCTGACTTGTGTGCAAAGCTTGCAGTAGCTGCACTTGCTGGAGAGCAGGCACCGTAATCTGATTGGCACCTGTCTGATATGAAGGAACCATTGTTGATGACAGGGTGTGtatttgcttgtgtgtgtgtttgtgtggcaACTCAAGCCCCTCAGAGGGTTTCTGTTCTTTCTTGAGGTCTGTAAGAAAACCTCCCTGGTTTTATCTGCAGAATTCTGCTCACGGCTCTACTTCAGTACTTCAGCAAGGATGGCAGATCAACATTCTGGAAGACATTAGAATAGTTTTGGTGGAGCAACAACTATTAGGCATTTTAGAATTTTGATGATTTCCAGTAGAAATGACTACTGGGTCCAGCTGGAAGGGCTTTGGGTTCACGTTGCACATTTCAGGGAGAATTCTCTCAAGCACTGGGCTGGGATTCAGTCACACAACAGTAAGGACCTGAGCTTCCCCCATTTCTTTTGGATTCTGGCTCCATTCCAGAATCCAAATTCAAATTGAGCTTTAGTGGGTATGGCCAAGGTCTTCCAACAAGATTAGAATATAAGCtttaattgcttttatttatctAGTTTTCAAACATATACAAAGACGATATTATAATACTTGGAGGCAACTGGGGGAATTTAATTATGGACTAAAAACAATATAATATTAAAGAATTGTTGATTTTATTATATGTGATAATGTAGTTATGTAACAAATTTTCTCACATTTATTGAAATAGGGATGGAGTGAAATTTCGATAAGTTCCTGTAAACAAATGAGAACccataaattttagaaaagaaggaaagaagggaatagATGGATCTGCACAGCaaattattgaaaattattttaacataagGATGGGTATATGATTATTGAGTACACAGCAATATGGGAGTTCTTGGTACAAAATTGTGCACTTATACATGGTTAAGATGGTAATTTTCATGTTATGTGTATTTAACcactattacatttttaattttaaaagtatagtcAATCAAATGAGGTATAAAGCACATACATGaactaaaaagattaaaaaaaaaaaacaacatgtaaTCATTTCAATGGGCACAGGtaaagtatttgacaaaatccaGAAGCTGTTCTTGATACCAAAGCAAACAGGAAAAACAAGGACATTTTTCAAGATAAGGAAGGGCATCTTCATAAAACTCACAGCTAGCAACCTGCTTAGTGGTCAAAGACTGACCGTGTCCCCACCGAGGCGACACAGGTCGATGAAGGCTGCTCCCTCTGCTCCTGTTCAGTGTTGCCCTATCCAGggcaagcaagcaagaaaaagataaaagtgaTCCAAATTGCAGGACAGAACGTTTCCCATGTTCTTTCCTGAGTAGTTTTAAGCTGCTGGAATCAAGTTTAAGCGTTAATCCATTTTAAGTTGGATACTCTGTTATGGATGAGAGAAGTTTGCAGTTTTATGTTTCTGTATTTCCATTCAAATTTCTCAACTGCAAtaattgaaaagactgtccttgtcCTTCCCTCATTGAATATCCTTGGCAGCTTTGTCAAAAGTCTACTGACCATAGGTTCCCAATACCTGGGTTcttttctgggttctctattacTTTCCAATTATTAGGGGGTggctttctctctcacttgctctcttttGCCTGCTGTCTCTGGCTCTGTGTCTGCCAGTGCCATGCTATTTTAGTTACTATAGCTTTTAGTATAATTTGAAATAAAGTAGTGTtaatacctccagctttgttgaCTTTGCCATGAGTTCTTTTGGCTATTGGGAGTCTTTTCAGGAATTCGTTTCCATTTATGTCAAGAAtgtcatttctattttattaggAATTGTTTTAAATCTGTAGATAGTTTTGAGTAGTGCggacattttaaataaatcagttcTTCTAATCTGTGAGCACAGTATATCTTTGCATTTGTTTATGCTTTCTTTaatctttcatcaatattttatagcTTTTTGTGTGTAGATCATTCAGTTCTTTGACTAGATGTATTCCTAAGTAtttgatttattgttttgttAATTTCTCCACTGGATAGTTTATTATCAACTAGGACTGCTACTGAAGTTCATGTGTACATTTTATATGCTGCAACATTAtcctattcatttattatttctagccttttttttttttttggtggagatTTTGGTGTTTTCTGTAaaaaatcatgtcatcagcaaaaagaagtttctcttcCCCCTTTCGTTTTTGGATGActgttacttctctctctctctctctctttttttatagatttatttatttatttgaaagtcagagttatacagagagaggagaggcagagagacagagagagaggtcttcatctgctggttcatttcccaaatggccacgacggctggagctgcactgatctgaagtcaggagccaggaacttcctctggatctccaacatgggtgcaggggcccaaggacttgggccatcttctactgctttcccaggccatagcagagagctggattggaagtggaacagccaggacttgaactggcacccatatgggatgctggcactgcaggtggtggctttacccactttgccacagcgtcggccccagctAGTCACTTCTTGTAAGGACTCTATTTAagaggctgctgttgtggcacagtaggttaaaactccctgtaactctgtgagtgcattccatatgagtgctgcttcCAGTtcctcactgttccacttccgatccaggtccctgctgatgctctggtagtttcctgggctcctggcttcagccaggcccagccctagcctgaccacagtgccagccccaactgttactTCTGTCTTTGGTAATTACACTGGAAAAGACATCCAATGCTAGGATGCATACAACAGGCAAGAATGGACCCCCTTGTTGTTTGAGTTCTCAGAGGAAAAGCTTTCAGTTTTTCAACACTGAGTGTAAGGTTAGTTGTGGGCACGTCATAAATATCCCTTATTGTATTTGGATACATTCCTTCAGTAGCTACTTAGGTgagaatttttcccatgaaagaTTGTTGAATTTCATTAAATTCTTTTCATGTATCTAATGAATctatatggttttgttcttcattctgttcataaaacatatgacatttattgatttgcatatgttgagccatccttgtatctcaaggataaatcccacttgataatATGAAATAATTCATCAATGTGTTCTTGCATTCAGTTctctaatattttgttaaagatttttgaatctacttgtttttaaaattttatttattaaaaaaattttttatacttgtttttgtttttaaagatttgtttgagaggccagtgctgtggcataatatgctaagcctctacctgcagtgccacgtcccatatgggctccagttcatgtcctgtctgctcctcttctgatgcagctctctgcttatggaaagcagtgaaagatggtctgagtgctttggcccctgcaccctcgtgggagacccagaagaagctcctagctcctggctttggataagtgcagctctagcagttgcagccatttggggagtgagccggtggatggaagacctctctctgtctctctctctctctctgtaactctacctctcaaataaataaataaatctctaacaaaaagatacatttaaaaggcagagttacagagagagagagagatagacagagacagagagagctctttcatctgctggtttactcccaatggccacaatggctggagctgggccagactaaatccaggacccaggagcttcatccaggtctcccactgggtgcaagGACTcgatacttgggccattatctttTGCTTTCCAAGATGTATCAGCATGGatgggagctgatcagaagtagagcagtcaggaattgaaccagcacccatatgggatgctggcagctgcAGGTGGTCACTTAACCCATGAGGCCAAAGTGTTGGGCCCTGGAATCTGTGTTTATCTAAGCATGTCAATCTATGTTTATCTGTAATTTTCTTACAAGATTTTTGCCTGGCTTTGCTATCTGAGTAATGGCTTTGTGCAAAGAATTTGGGTATATTCCTCCTCTTTGgttttttggaagagtttgggTAGGGCAGGTATTAGGTCTTTAAATGTTACGTGGAAAGCAGCTGTGAAGCGCTCGagtcctggtcttttctttgatgggagacttcCTATTACTGATTCAGTATCCTCACTTGCTACTACTCTATTGATATTTGCTACTTCTTCATAATTTAGTCTTGGCAGGTCGCATGTGTGTAGGAATGTATCGATTCTGAAGGTTGTTGATCTGTGTTCACAGTAATGTCATATCCTTTTACTGCTGTGGCATCAGTCATAACATTTCTTACCTCATTTCtgattctgttttctctctttttttatttgttaggctagttaaagatttgttaattttgtttatttttaaaaaacccaaatcttagttttgttggtattttgaagcctctttttaaattatttctgttctGATCTCATAACATTCCTTTCTGCTAATTTTAggtttagttgattttttttttctagttctttgagaTGTAATGTTAAggttatatttgaaaattttcctttctttaatgtaGGCAGTTATGGCTATTCATTTTCCTCTTAGAACTATTTTTCTTTGTCCCATAAGTTTGGCTTATTGTGTTTTTGCTCTTATTTATCTCAAGATAGTTTTAAAGTTTCCATTTAGTTACTTCATTGACCCATTGGTTGTTTAGGAGTGTGTTTAATTTTCATGTCCTTGTGGATTTTCCAGAATTTCTCCTGTTACTGGTTTCTACTTTCATATCCTTGTGTCTGGCAAATATGCTTGTTATAATTTAAATGCCCCTAAGTTAGCTGAGGCCTATTTGCCACTATGTGATCCATACTGGATCTTGACAGTATGTATTCCTTTGATGTtcaatggaagattctgtctgtgTTAGGTTCATGGTATTGGTGCTACATGTTGGCAATgcatgtgcgcgcacacacacacacacacaccttgttcAGTCTTCTTAATGAATAGACCCATTTATCATTACATagcatttctttttgtctctttgacCAGTTTTTGACTTAATGTGAATTTTATCAGATGCAAGTATAGCTACCTGTATCTCTTTAGGTTTTATTTGtgaggaatattttatttatcctttctctttcattccaTGTATGTCTAAAATTATGGGGAATCATTTCTGGTTGGGCGGTTTACGTAGTTgagactttctttttaaaatccatttagtTACTGTATGCCATTTATTGGGTATTTAAAGTTAATGATTATTAGCAAGGACTTACTACtgccattaaatatttatttatttattctcattttatttgaaaggcaggggtggggaggagaagagggaaggaaagatcttctatccattggttcacttcccaaatgcccaaaatagccaaggccggtccaggctgaagctaggatcctggaactcagttcaggtctcccacagggatggcagggacccagtcatttgagttgttacctgctgcctcccgggtgtgcatcagcagaaagttggaagtgtaaatggagctgggactcaaacccacactccaGTGTGGtgtgtgagcatcccaagcagtgtcccaactgctgtgccaaatgcctgtcccagtaCAGCCATTTTGTTAGGTGTTTTCTGGTTGTTTTATAgataatttctttcttccttccttgcttgGCTTAATGCTTTCTGTAGAGGTATTTTTTATCCTCCTTATTTTTGTTGTGTGTTCCTACTGAACATTTTTCCTTTGGGTACTATGAGGCTTATCTAGAACACCTTTTACCGTCAACAGTCTATCATCTAATAACAACTTAAGTATGACTGCATTCAGCAACTACAGTTCTACTCCTCGTCCAcctacatttttatgtttttaatgtcAAAGTATACAACATTTTGTCATGTGAATCCCTCCACAACTTACTTTCTCTGTAATTGCTATTCGTAGTTTTGGGGTTTAACTCTTATACTGAGGATAAAATTGCCTTACACAGCGTTATTACAGTCCTGAATTCTTAATGTGCTTATGTTTTACTTATGtcattgggtttttgtttttgagtgtTTCATATTATTAATTAGTGGTTTTTGGTTCAATTTAAAAAGTCCCTTTATCATTTCTTAGAGATAGATCCAGTGGTAATGAACTCACAACTTTTTGTCTGAGAAAGGGGTTTAAATCTCACTCAATCTTGAATGAAAACTCTTTTGGGTAAAGTATTCTTcgctggaatttttttctttgtttttaaaattgatttcttttgaaagtgagagttacacagagaaatcgagacacagagagatacatagaaagtgagagagagacaaagagagagatcctccatccactccccagatggtactccccagttctgggccaggcaaagccaggagctgggaacttcaccTGCATCTCGCACGTGGGTAggaggagcccaaacacttgggccatcttccactactttcccaggccattagcagggaggtagattgaaagtggagcagccagaagagGAACTGACCCCCACATGTggtgcctgcattgcaggtggcagtatGACCCACGACACTATAACACCAGCCCCGGTTGGCATTTTTCTTTCAGTCCTTTGAATGCATCATCCCAGTCTAGAGCCATACCACCTTGAGCGTGCCCGATCTTGTCTGAATGCATCATCCCAGTCTAGAGCCATACCACCTTGAGCGTGCCCGGTCTTGTCTGAATGTATCATCCCAGTCTATTCCAGCCTACA
Protein-coding sequences here:
- the LOC133768143 gene encoding cysteine-rich PDZ-binding protein-like, which codes for MVCEKCEKKLGTVITPDTWKDGTRNTTESGGRKLNENKALTSKKARFDPYGKNKFSTCRICKSSVHQPGSHYCQGCAYKKGICAMCGKKVLDTKNYKQTSV